The following are encoded together in the Nymphalis io chromosome 26, ilAglIoxx1.1, whole genome shotgun sequence genome:
- the LOC126778588 gene encoding uncharacterized protein LOC126778588: MASDEETLLLLLLRHRRRQRKRKTRSVWVEEILMYREQEGDFYTLYPRLRRSEKNFFNYFRMSIASFDELTSILKLSISRQDTVMRKSIPAEQRLAMTLRMCCSGVRIKAITMFLHRTPFCNWLLYKPTKTASMRHSRQALSPVDGSRGRLPAAAVEVLTAAVDALTTVVDRWRRLPSTGGDGCRSQLAVRL, encoded by the exons ATGGCGTCCGATGAAGAAACATTGTTATTGCTTTTACTCCGCCATCGCCGACGACAACGAAAAAGAAAGACACGTTCAGTGTGGgttgaagaaatattaatgtatagagAACAAGAGGGAGATTTTTATACACTGTATCCACGTTTGCGAAGGTCCGAAAAAaattttttcaattactttCGAATGTCAATCGCTTCTTTTGATGAGTTGACATCTATTTTGAAACTTTCAATATCTCGCCAAGACACTGTGATGCGAAAAAGTATACCAGCTGAGCAAAGACTCGCTATGACATTAAG GATGTGTTGTAGTGGAGTACGCATAAAAGCAATAACAATGTTTCTTCATCGGACGCCATTTTGCAACTGGCTCCTGTACAAGCCGACCAAGACTGCTAGTATGCGGCACTCGCGGCAAGCGTTGTCGCCTGTCGACGGCAGCCGTGGTCGCCTGCCGGCGGCAGCCGTCGAAGTATTGACTGCTGCCGTCGACGCGTTGACGACTGTCGTCGACAGGTGGCGACGGCTGCCGTCGACAGGTGGCGACGGCTGCCGTTCACAACTTGCCGTTCGTCTGTAA